One region of Drosophila teissieri strain GT53w chromosome 2L, Prin_Dtei_1.1, whole genome shotgun sequence genomic DNA includes:
- the LOC122626055 gene encoding sodium/potassium-transporting ATPase subunit beta-2 isoform X2 — MSKPVPMSPSFVDEDLHNLRKPKPFKLGQFLYNTEDGTVMGRDRSSWAKIGIFYVAFYGVLAALVAICMWAFFQTLDPRIPKWTLDRSLIGTNPGLGFRPLPPVDNVESTLIWYKGTQHENYKHWTDSLDEFLAVYKVPGLTPGRGQNIYNCDYNQPPPKGQVCDVDIKTWSPCTKENNYSYHKSAPCIFLKLNKIYGWIPEYYNSSRDLPVAMPLSLKTYIAEVEKTQPEKLNTIWVSCEGENPADQENIGAVNYLPIRGFPGYFYPYQNSEGYLSPLVAVHFQRPKRGIIINVECKAWARNIHHDRKERIGSVHYELLID; from the exons ATGTCCAAGCCAGTACCAATGAGTCCGTCCTTCGTGGACGAGGATCTGCACAACTTGAGGAAGCCCAAGCCATTCAAATTGGGCCAGTTCTTATATAACACCGAGGATGGAACTGTTATGGGTCGCGATCGATCGTCATGGG CCAAAATCGGAATCTTCTATGTGGCCTTCTACGGAGTCCTCGCCGCCCTCGTGGCCATCTGCATGTGGGCCTTCTTCCAGACCCTCGATCCTCGCATCCCCAAGTGGACTCTCGACCGTTCCCTAATAGGCACAAATCCAG GTTTGGGTTTCCGACCCCTGCCACCGGTGGACAACGTGGAGAGCACTTTGATCTGGTACAAGGGCACCCAGCACGAGAACTACAAGCACTGGACAGACTCCCTGGATGAATTCCTCGCTG TGTACAAAGTACCCGGACTAACTCCCGGCCGTGGTCAGAACATCTACAACTGCGACTACAACCAGCCGCCGCCGAAGGGTCAGGTGTGCGACGTGGACATCAAGACGTGGTCGCCGTGCACCAAGGAGAACAACTACAGCTACCACAAGAGTGCGCCGTGCATCTTCCTCAAGCTGAACAAGATCTACGGCTGGATTCCAGAGTACTACAACAGCTCGCGCGACTTGCCCGTGGCCATGCCCCTCAGCTTGAAGACCTACATCGCTGAGGTCGAGAAGACGCAGCCAGAAAAG CTAAACACCATTTGGGTTTCGTGCGAGGGCGAGAACCCAGCCGACCAGGAGAACATTGGTGCTGTCAACTACCTGCCAATCAGGGGCTTCCCCGGCTACTTCTATCCCTACCAGAACTCCGAGGGCTACTTGAGTCCCCTGGTGGCCGTGCACTTCCAGCGCCCCAAAC GCGGAATCATCATCAACGTGGAGTGCAAGGCTTGGGCTCGCAACATCCACCACGATCGCAAGGAGAGGATCGGATCGGTGCACTACGAGCTCCTCATTGATTAA
- the LOC122626055 gene encoding sodium/potassium-transporting ATPase subunit beta-2 isoform X1 → MPTITEDCIDGFQQYYSRPPERPKKKNLKQMVYDSEDNSYFGRTMDSWAKIGIFYVAFYGVLAALVAICMWAFFQTLDPRIPKWTLDRSLIGTNPGLGFRPLPPVDNVESTLIWYKGTQHENYKHWTDSLDEFLAVYKVPGLTPGRGQNIYNCDYNQPPPKGQVCDVDIKTWSPCTKENNYSYHKSAPCIFLKLNKIYGWIPEYYNSSRDLPVAMPLSLKTYIAEVEKTQPEKLNTIWVSCEGENPADQENIGAVNYLPIRGFPGYFYPYQNSEGYLSPLVAVHFQRPKRGIIINVECKAWARNIHHDRKERIGSVHYELLID, encoded by the exons ATGCCGACCATAACCGAGGATTGCATAGATGGCTTCCAACAGTACTACTCGCGCCCGCCGGAGAGGCCCAAGAAGAAGAACCTGAAGCAGATGGTCTACGACTCGGAGGACAACTCCTACTTCGGACGCACCATGGACAGCTGGG CCAAAATCGGAATCTTCTATGTGGCCTTCTACGGAGTCCTCGCCGCCCTCGTGGCCATCTGCATGTGGGCCTTCTTCCAGACCCTCGATCCTCGCATCCCCAAGTGGACTCTCGACCGTTCCCTAATAGGCACAAATCCAG GTTTGGGTTTCCGACCCCTGCCACCGGTGGACAACGTGGAGAGCACTTTGATCTGGTACAAGGGCACCCAGCACGAGAACTACAAGCACTGGACAGACTCCCTGGATGAATTCCTCGCTG TGTACAAAGTACCCGGACTAACTCCCGGCCGTGGTCAGAACATCTACAACTGCGACTACAACCAGCCGCCGCCGAAGGGTCAGGTGTGCGACGTGGACATCAAGACGTGGTCGCCGTGCACCAAGGAGAACAACTACAGCTACCACAAGAGTGCGCCGTGCATCTTCCTCAAGCTGAACAAGATCTACGGCTGGATTCCAGAGTACTACAACAGCTCGCGCGACTTGCCCGTGGCCATGCCCCTCAGCTTGAAGACCTACATCGCTGAGGTCGAGAAGACGCAGCCAGAAAAG CTAAACACCATTTGGGTTTCGTGCGAGGGCGAGAACCCAGCCGACCAGGAGAACATTGGTGCTGTCAACTACCTGCCAATCAGGGGCTTCCCCGGCTACTTCTATCCCTACCAGAACTCCGAGGGCTACTTGAGTCCCCTGGTGGCCGTGCACTTCCAGCGCCCCAAAC GCGGAATCATCATCAACGTGGAGTGCAAGGCTTGGGCTCGCAACATCCACCACGATCGCAAGGAGAGGATCGGATCGGTGCACTACGAGCTCCTCATTGATTAA
- the LOC122622874 gene encoding keratin, ultra high-sulfur matrix protein-like isoform X2, with the protein MCDGCGSLEPRGCRSRELRCGIMYTTCDCVKRNGLQDKCPRSACQGRPACLCFPFPTCGPAAFPLRYANMMMGVNNKRMRCAATGAPNGGAGCGGRVAGGCCGGCGPCCCNLSPCCCGPHSPPCCGPCNETPCCGPHSPPCGAPSPIPCSPAPGMCCPPLPEGGIPDPRVWNYYNTPPTYPCGF; encoded by the exons ATGTGTGACGGATGTGGATCGTTGGAG CCGCGCGGATGCCGCAGCCGGGAGTTGCGATGCGGCATCATGTACACCACCTGCGACTGCGTGAAGCGGAACGGCCTGCAGGACAAGTGCCCGCGCTCCGCCTGCCAGGGCAGACCGGCCTGCCTGTGCTTCCCGTTCCCCACCTGCGGTCCGGCGGCCTTCCCGCTGCGCTACGCCAACATGATGATGGGCGTGAACAACAAGCGGATGCGCTGCGCCGCCACTGGAGCGCCAAACGGCGGTGCTGGATGCGGCGGACGCGTTGCCGGCGGCTGCTGTGGTGGATGCGGTCCCTGCTGCTGTAATCTATCGCCCTGCTGCTGTGGCCCGCACAGTCCTCC ATGCTGTGGACCCTGTAATGAAACCCCCTGCTGTGGCCCCCACAGTCCGCCATGTGGTGCTCCCTCTCCCATTCCGTGCTCCCCTGCTCCGGGCATGTGTTGCCCCCCTCTGCCCGAAGGCGGCATTCCCGATCCGCGTGTCTGGAACTACTACAACACGCCCCCAACTTATCCAT GTGGCTTCTAA
- the LOC122622874 gene encoding male-specific sperm protein Mst84Dd-like isoform X1 — translation MCNGCGCCGPCNETPCCGPHSPPCGAPSPIPCSPAPGMCCPPLPEGGIPDPRVWNYYNTPPTYPCGF, via the exons ATGTGCAACGGATGTGGATGCTGTGGACCCTGTAATGAAACCCCCTGCTGTGGCCCCCACAGTCCGCCATGTGGTGCTCCCTCTCCCATTCCGTGCTCCCCTGCTCCGGGCATGTGTTGCCCCCCTCTGCCCGAAGGCGGCATTCCCGATCCGCGTGTCTGGAACTACTACAACACGCCCCCAACTTATCCAT GTGGCTTCTAA
- the LOC122622144 gene encoding D-aspartate oxidase — MPNIAVIGAGVNGVASAIKILEHYVNEGKAPIRVTIISEDFTPNTTGDGSAGLWGPYLLGGTSQSKVYKWSKSMHQFLEQIWLSGDAGEAGVCLLPCTRLSTSAVDTVEDFWRDIVYGAVDLSKEQLAAYNKGRSVKFTSGLSFVTYTSEPIKLLPYLMKRFARNGGVVVRNRITDLEAFIADSEYDVIVNCSGLGSRTLLNDAQMYAVRGQVSRVKANWIFSAVLDESDDGNYIIPNTESVVLGGTHQERDYNTQVCQKDRRMIVDGCRRYIPGLEHTECLVDWVGLRPGRTQLRLEAERRGRKLLIHNYGHGGSGVTLCWGCADDVLDILLAARNGSKL; from the exons ATGCCGAACATTGCAGTTATCGGTGCCGGGGTAAATGGCGTTGCCAGTGCCATTAAGATACTGGAGCACTACGTCAACGAGGGAAAGGCACCGATAAGGGTGACGATTATATCGGAGGACTTCACGCCCAACACCACAGGCGATGGTTCGGCGGGGCTCTGGGGTCCCTACCTTCTAGGCGGCACTTCGCAATCGAAAGTCTA CAAATGGTCGAAGAGCATGCACCAGTTTCTGGAGCAGATCTGGCTGAGCGGGGATGCTGGAGAGGCTGGGGTCTGTCTACTGCCCTGCACTCGGCTGAGCACCTCAGCGGTGGACACGGTGGAGGATTTCTGGCGCGACATTGTCTATGGAGCCGTGGATCTCTCCAAGGAACAGCTGGCTGCCTACAACAAAGGTCGCAGCGTTAAGTTCAC GTCAGGCTTATCCTTCGTCACCTACACCTCGGAGCCCATTAAGCTGCTGCCGTATTTGATGAAGCGTTTTGCCCGCAACGGAGGAGTAGTTGTCCGGAACAGGATAACGGACCTGGAGGCATTCATCGCCGATTCCGAGTACGATGTGATAGTCAATTGCTCCGGATTGGGCTCCAGGACCCTGCTGAACGACGCTCAAATGTACGCAGTACGTGGACAAGTGTCTCGGGTGAAGGCAAACTGGATTTTCTCGGCCGTGCTGGACGAGAGTGATGATGGCAACTACATTATACCCAA CACGGAGAGCGTTGTCCTAGGCGGAACGCATCAGGAGCGGGACTACAACACTCAGGTCTGCCAGAAGGACAGGCGGATGATTGTGGATGGCTGCCGGCGGTACATTCCGGGTCTGGAGCACACGGAGTGCCTCGTCGACTGGGTGGGTCTCCGGCCGGGTCGCACCCAACTCCGGCTGGAAGCCGAGCGCCGTGGTCGCAAACTGCTCATCCACAACTATGGCCATGGCGGCAGTGGAGTCACTTTGTGCTGGGGCTGCGCCGACGATGTCCTCGATATCCTGTTGGCCGCCAGGAACGGCTCCAAACTATGA
- the LOC122622152 gene encoding uncharacterized protein LOC122622152 isoform X1 — MEDVRTLRFDIQWEVFEGMQIVDINSKYYDMVIEFMWSQSFLKSLVYESLGLFDVPNMKETYSWYVRHILRNECSVMMISEDETQIKAVGLLEWMTEEWHSWVFFPSSLPRNLFQQIIMMKKELIDATKASMGVTTYDALFVHEIAFPDELYFNKDFLTTIFDVFGFVAQHMHMPRVNFIALSSVDQEAAGLIEYDEIGRTIYSIYKVGNTRPFDILRELDEMYALLYELVVSPVLKYIEMPGFEEFHEALEARLAKEAAEKRHDDEI, encoded by the exons ATGGAAGATGTGCGCACTTTGCGTTTTGATATCCAATGGGAAGTTTTCGAGGGCATGCAAATAGTTGACATCAATTCGAA GTACTACGACATGGTGATCGAGTTCATGTGGTCCCAATCGTTTCTGAAAAGTCTTGTCTACGAGAGTCTGGGACTATTCGATGTGCCGAACATGAAAGAGACTTACTCTTG GTATGTGCGCCACATCCTGCGAAACGAGTGCTCCGTGATGATGATCAGCGAGGACGAAACGCAGATAAAGGCAGTGGGATTGCTTGAATGGATGACCGAGGAGTGGCACTCCTG GGTCTTCTTTCCCTCTTCGTTGCCCCGGAATCTGTTCCAGCAGATCATCATGATGAAGAAGGAGCTGATCGATGCGACCAAGGCGTCCATGGGTGTCACCACCTACGACGCCCTCTTCGTCCATGAGATCGCCTTTCCGGATGAGCTCTACTTCAACAAGGACTTCCTGACCACCATCTTCGATGTGTTCGGCTTCGTCGCCCAGCACATGCACATGCCGCGGGTGAACTTCATCGCCCTGAGCTCCGTGGACCAGGAGGCCGCCGGTCTGATCGAGTACGACGAGATCGGGCGGACCATCTACTCGATCTACAAGGTGGGCAACACCCGGCCCTTTGACATCCTGCGCGAGCTGGACGAGATGTACGCCCTGCTCTACGAGCTGGTCGTCTCGCCCGTACTGAAGTACATCGAAATGCCCGGATTCGAGGAGTTCCACGAGGCCCTGGAAGCCAGGTTGGCCAAGGAGGCAGCCGAGAAGCGTCACGATGACGAGATTTGA
- the LOC122622152 gene encoding uncharacterized protein LOC122622152 isoform X2, giving the protein MYYDMVIEFMWSQSFLKSLVYESLGLFDVPNMKETYSWYVRHILRNECSVMMISEDETQIKAVGLLEWMTEEWHSWVFFPSSLPRNLFQQIIMMKKELIDATKASMGVTTYDALFVHEIAFPDELYFNKDFLTTIFDVFGFVAQHMHMPRVNFIALSSVDQEAAGLIEYDEIGRTIYSIYKVGNTRPFDILRELDEMYALLYELVVSPVLKYIEMPGFEEFHEALEARLAKEAAEKRHDDEI; this is encoded by the exons AT GTACTACGACATGGTGATCGAGTTCATGTGGTCCCAATCGTTTCTGAAAAGTCTTGTCTACGAGAGTCTGGGACTATTCGATGTGCCGAACATGAAAGAGACTTACTCTTG GTATGTGCGCCACATCCTGCGAAACGAGTGCTCCGTGATGATGATCAGCGAGGACGAAACGCAGATAAAGGCAGTGGGATTGCTTGAATGGATGACCGAGGAGTGGCACTCCTG GGTCTTCTTTCCCTCTTCGTTGCCCCGGAATCTGTTCCAGCAGATCATCATGATGAAGAAGGAGCTGATCGATGCGACCAAGGCGTCCATGGGTGTCACCACCTACGACGCCCTCTTCGTCCATGAGATCGCCTTTCCGGATGAGCTCTACTTCAACAAGGACTTCCTGACCACCATCTTCGATGTGTTCGGCTTCGTCGCCCAGCACATGCACATGCCGCGGGTGAACTTCATCGCCCTGAGCTCCGTGGACCAGGAGGCCGCCGGTCTGATCGAGTACGACGAGATCGGGCGGACCATCTACTCGATCTACAAGGTGGGCAACACCCGGCCCTTTGACATCCTGCGCGAGCTGGACGAGATGTACGCCCTGCTCTACGAGCTGGTCGTCTCGCCCGTACTGAAGTACATCGAAATGCCCGGATTCGAGGAGTTCCACGAGGCCCTGGAAGCCAGGTTGGCCAAGGAGGCAGCCGAGAAGCGTCACGATGACGAGATTTGA